Within the Balneola sp. MJW-20 genome, the region CCGAATTGGGAAAAGGTAAAAAAGTTCTCATTACTGGATGATCAGTTTACGATCGAAAGCGGAGAGTTAACTCCGACACTTAAAGTGAAAAGGAATGTGATCAACGACCGATATAAGAATGAGATCAGTAATATTTATGCCGAAGAAGATCAGGGAGTATCGTAATGATTAAATATCACATCAGAAAGGTCGCAATATTGGGTTCAGGGGTAATGGGAAGCCAGATAGCCGCCCACTGTGTAAATGCTGGGCTGGAAGTACTCCTTCTGGACCTTAAGAGTGACGATCCGGATCGTCCGGATAAAAATGCAGAAGACAGTTTAAGAAAGATCACAAAGATGAAGCCGGCACCATTTGGGCTTCCTGAATTTGCAGAGCGCATCGAGACGGGTAACTTTGAAGACGATCTGCATAAGATCTCTGATGCGGACTGGATCTGTGAGGTCATCATCGAGAAGCTGGATATCAAAAAGGATCTCATGAGCCGTGTGGATGAACACCGGCAGAAAGCCAGCATAGTAAGCTCTAATACCTCAGGACTCCCTATCCATAAGATCGCAGAGGACTGCAGCGAGGACTTCAAAGCTCATTTTCTGGGAACACATTTTTTTAATCCTCCAAGATATATGAAATTATTGGAGGTAATACCTACCGAGCAGACCGATGAGCGGATCCTGAAATATATGAAAGGCTTCTGTGAACAGAGGCTTGGCAAAGGAGTTGTACTTTGTAAAGACACCCCTAATTTTATTGCAAACCGGATAGGGATCTTTTCCATTGCCAATATTATGCCCTACTTCCTGAATGGTAATTTCAGGGCCGAGCACATTGATAAACTTACAGGCTTGCTGACCGGGTACTCCAAAGCAGCAACGTTCAGAACAGCCGATATGGCCGGCCTGGATGTCACCTATCATGTAGCTGCCAACCTGCATCCGGAAATCCCTCATGATGAAAAACAGGATACTTTTGATCTGCCTGACAAATTCGGCAAGATGGTGAAAGAAGGGATGATCGGTAACAAAGCTGGTAAAGGATTTTATTCCAAGGTCAGAAACGATAAAGGAAAGACCGAATATAAAGTGTTGAATCCGGAGACCTTCGAATATGAATCTCAGAAGGAATGGGATCACCCGACTATCGCAGAGGCTGAAAAGATCCGGGATGTGAAAGAACGTATTCGTTTTCTCGCATTCAAAGAAGATGAAGTTGGTGAACTTTTCTGGGATATTCAGCGCGACCTGCTATTATACGCAGCTAATCGTATTCCGGAGATCACGGAAGATCCCGTGGCCATTGATCGTGCAATGAAATGGGGATTTAACTGGGAACTTGGCCCTTTTGAGCGCTGGGATATCCTGGGAATTCAGAAGGTGATCGAAAGAGCAGAATCAGATGGTCATGCGGT harbors:
- a CDS encoding 3-hydroxyacyl-CoA dehydrogenase/enoyl-CoA hydratase family protein, yielding MIKYHIRKVAILGSGVMGSQIAAHCVNAGLEVLLLDLKSDDPDRPDKNAEDSLRKITKMKPAPFGLPEFAERIETGNFEDDLHKISDADWICEVIIEKLDIKKDLMSRVDEHRQKASIVSSNTSGLPIHKIAEDCSEDFKAHFLGTHFFNPPRYMKLLEVIPTEQTDERILKYMKGFCEQRLGKGVVLCKDTPNFIANRIGIFSIANIMPYFLNGNFRAEHIDKLTGLLTGYSKAATFRTADMAGLDVTYHVAANLHPEIPHDEKQDTFDLPDKFGKMVKEGMIGNKAGKGFYSKVRNDKGKTEYKVLNPETFEYESQKEWDHPTIAEAEKIRDVKERIRFLAFKEDEVGELFWDIQRDLLLYAANRIPEITEDPVAIDRAMKWGFNWELGPFERWDILGIQKVIERAESDGHAVPDWIRGVDAFYKDGKVFQPDTGAYQEVPPKAESATSIAALLSENQPVWENKSMALHDGGNGVAVFEYRTPFNTLGFELVNSLDESMQMVHDNFDALVLYHDGDNFSYGANLKEALEANQKGEWDRVVEAVEQFQRVAVKLRYSPFPVVAAPFGMTFGGGTEFSLYSDRRVAHHELYMGLVEVGVGLIPAGGGTTDLLRKAMNRVEGDADPLAYIREVFKKIGMAKVSASAHEARELGFLEASDPIVMNRDLLLENALNTARAMADNGYEPPAEPMIKVMGQTALSAMKLMLYVMSEGGFVTEYDKVVAERVAYVLAGGDLSEAQEVPESYLLKLEREAILECLKDERTLARMEHMLKTGKPLRN